Proteins encoded together in one Coregonus clupeaformis isolate EN_2021a chromosome 30, ASM2061545v1, whole genome shotgun sequence window:
- the LOC121545854 gene encoding proliferation-associated protein 2G4, with amino-acid sequence MSGDDDPQEQTIADDLVVTKYKMGAEIANQALKAVVEAAKAGETVVSLCAKGDAFIMAETGKVFRKEKDLKKGIAFPTSVSVNNCVCHFSPLKSDPEIVLKDGDLIKIDLGVHVDGFISNLAHSFVVGVTKEAPLTGRKADVIKAAHLCAEAALRLVKPGNQNSQVTEAWNKIAKSFKCSAIEGMLSHQLKQHVIDGEKTIIQNPTDQQRKDHEKAEFEVHEVYAVDVLISTGEGKAKDAGQRTTIYKRDPDKQYGLKMKTSRSFFSEVERRFDAMPFTLRAFEDEGKARLGVVECAKHELLQPFNVLHEKEGEFVAQFKFTVLLMANGPLRITTELYEPELYKSEHEVEDADLKALLQSSASRKTQKKKKKKASKTVETETAPGHPAPVKVEETEAAE; translated from the exons ATGTCTGGAGACGACGATCCACAAGAGCAGACCATCGCCGATGACTTGGTCGTCACCAAGTACAAAATGGGGGCCGAGATTGCCAACC AGGCCCTGAAGGCTGTGGTGGAGGCAGCCAAGGCTGGGGAGACAGTTGTCAGCCTCTGTGCAAAGGGAGATGCCTTCATCATGGCTGAAACTGGAAAGGTCTTCAGGAAGGAGAAGGACCTGAAAAAAG GCATTGCTTTCCCAACCAGCGTGTCTGTCAACAACTGCGTGTGCCACTTCTCTCCCCTGAAGAGTGACCCTGAGATTGTACTGAAGGACGGGGACCTCATCAAAAT TGACCTGGGGGTGCACGTCGATGGCTTCATCTCAAACCTGGCTCACAGCTTTGTGGTTGGAGTGACCAAG GAGGCTCCGTTGACGGGGCGTAAGGCTGACGTGATTAAAGCGGCACATCTGTGTGCCGAGGCTGCCCTCAGACTGGTCAAGCCTGGAAACCAG AACTCACAGGTCACAGAAGCCTGGAATAAGATCGCCAAGTCATTCAAATGCTCAGCCATAGAGG GCATGCTGTCCCATCAGTTGAAGCAGCATGTTATTGACGGAGAGAAAACCATAATTCAGAACCCCACGGACCAGCAGAG gaaGGACCACGAGAAGGCTGAGTTCGAGGTGCATGAGGTGTACGCCGTGGATGTGCTCATCAGCACCGGAGAAGGCAAG GCGAAGGATGCAGGCCAGAGGACCACCATTTACAAGAGGGACCCAGACAAGCAGTACGGGCTGAAGATGAAGACATCCAGGAGTTTCTTCAGTGAGGTGGAGAGACGCTTCGATGCCATGCCCTTCACTCTCAG ggcgTTTGAGGATGAGGGTAAGGCTAGGTTAGGTGTGGTGGAGTGTGCCAAACATGAACTGCTGCAGCCCTTCAACGTTCTGCACGAGAAAGAAG GTGAGTTTGTGGCCCAGTTCAAGTTCACTGTGTTGCTGATGGCCAACGGACCCCTACGTATCACCACAGAGCTGTATGAGCCGGAGCTGTACAAGTCTGAACACGAGGTAGAGGACGCAGATCTCAAG gccTTACTCCAAAGCTCAGCGAGCCGCAAGACacagaagaaaaagaaaaagaag GCTTCAAAGACGGTGGAAACTGAAACAGCACCAGGACATCCAGCGCCGGTGAAGGTCGAGGAGACCGAAGCTGCGGAATAA